DNA from Cryomorphaceae bacterium:
TGGCGAGAATGATTTCTGAGTTTCCGTTTGTGAGCTTGGCCTCCAGCAACTGATCGCCGTCTTTTACCGTAATGGCGTTGATACCATTGCTTCGCGGACGGCTGTATGACTCAAGCGAGGTTTTCTTCACCACACCGTTTTTGGTAGCCATAATAACGAAGTGGCTGTTGATGTACTCTTCATCTTTCAGATCCTTCACGTTGATATAGGCCATCACCTTGTCGTCCGACTCGATGTTGATCATGTTCTGAATGGCTCTTCCCTTTGAAGCTTTTGTTCCTTCAGGGATTTCAAATACGCGCATCCAGAAGCACTTACCTTTCTCGGTAAACACCAGGAGGTAGTTGTGATTGGTAGCCACAAAGAGGTGCTCCAAAAAGTCCTCGTCGCGGGTTGTACTTCCGCGGGAGCCTACTCCTCCCCTTGCCTGCGTTTTGTATTCGTTGAGGCTGGTGCGCTTGATATACCCCAGGTGGCTGATGGTTACCACCACCGTTTCATCCGGAATAAGATCTTCAATACTCATTTCAGACGCCGAGTACTCAATCTGCGAACGACGCTCGTCGCCGTATTTATCCTTCACCTCATTGAGCTCGTCCTTAATAATTTGCATACGCAAATCTTCATTGGCCAGAATGGCGCGCAAGTGCTCAATGAGTTTCATCAATTCTGCATGCTCTTCTTTAATTTTATCGCGCTCCAGTCCGGTGAGTTTCTGAAGACGCAGATCCAGAATGGCGCGGGCCTGAATTTCACTGAGCTCAAATTTTTCCATCAGGCCGGTTCGGGCTATTTCTGGAGTTTGGCTGGCGCGAATCAGTGCGATTACTTCGTCCAGATTGTCGAGCGCAATGAGCAAACCTTCCAGGATGTGCGCGCGCTCCTCGGCTTTCTTGAGTTCAAACTTTGTACGACGTATCACTACCTCGTGGCGATGCTCCACGTAGTGATGTATCATGTCCTTCAGGTTCAGCGTTTCAGGCCGACCTTTAACCAGTGCCACGTTGTTCACCGAGAAGGAGGTTTGCAGCGCCGTGTATTTGTAGAGCATGTTGAGCACCACGTTGGGGATTGCGTCGCGCTTCAGTTCATACACGATACGCATTCCGCGGCGGTCACTTTCATCACGCAGGTCCGAAATGCCTTCAATTTTTTTATCGTTCACCAACTCGGCCGTACGCTTGATCATTTCGGCCTTATTCACCTGGTAAGGAATTTCGGTTACGATGATGGCTTCCTTTCCCGGCCGGATTTCTTCGAAGCTGGCTTTGGCTCGCATCACCACTCGCCCACGTCCGGTTTCAAAGGCCGATTTTACGCCGTCGTAACCGTAGATTACTCCACCTGTGGGGAAATCCGGAGCTTTTACGTGCTGCATCAGTCCGGCGATATCAATATCGCGGTTGTCGATGTAGGCAATAATGCCGTTTACCACTTCGGTGAGGTTGTGCGGCGGCATGTTGGTAGCCATACCTACGGCAATTCCGCTGGCTCCGTTGACCAAAAGGTTGGGGATTTTTGCCGGAAGCACGCTCGGTTCTTCGAGCGAGTCGTCGAAGTTGGGCGAGAAATCTACCGTTTCTTTATCGAGGTCGGCAAGCAGCTCTTCCGCTATTTTCCGCAAACGGGCCTCGGTGTATCGCATAGCTGCCGGGCTGTCGCCATCCACCGAACCAAAGTTACCCTGACCATCTACCAGCGGGTAACGCAAAGACCAGTGCTGGGCCATACGAACCATGGTGTCATACACAGAGCTGTCTCCGTGCGGGTGGTACTTACCGAGCACCTCCCCCACAATTCTCGCCGACTTTTTATAAGGCCTGTTGGAAAGTACACCCAAATCGAGCATACCATATAATACCCTTCGGTGTACGGGCTTTAATCCGTCACGCACATCGGGTAATGCCCGCGATACGATAACCGACATTGAATAGTCAATGTAGGCTGAACGCATCTCATCTTCAATATGAATAGGGATAATTTTCTCTCCTGATTCTGCCATTTTTACACGATTTGATTTTTAGTACAATTCTTGTTGAAAGAGGCCCGAAGGTACTTCATAAACCCCTCCGCTCAGAGGCTCAACAACCTGTTGTTTTAAACAGAAATCTGTTGATAATTGGAGCCCTTTGAAACCATTGCCCAAAGGTAGTTGTTCTAAATTTGAAATCGGTCTAAAAATGCTGTAAATTAGGCCAAATTGCTGTGAGAAATCTCACCGCGAAACAGAAACTAAAACATATGGAAGCCAAGTTTTCACCAAGAGTAAAAGACGTAATCAGCTACAGCCGCGAAGAGGCCTTGCGCCTCGGCCATACATA
Protein-coding regions in this window:
- the gyrA gene encoding DNA gyrase subunit A — translated: MAESGEKIIPIHIEDEMRSAYIDYSMSVIVSRALPDVRDGLKPVHRRVLYGMLDLGVLSNRPYKKSARIVGEVLGKYHPHGDSSVYDTMVRMAQHWSLRYPLVDGQGNFGSVDGDSPAAMRYTEARLRKIAEELLADLDKETVDFSPNFDDSLEEPSVLPAKIPNLLVNGASGIAVGMATNMPPHNLTEVVNGIIAYIDNRDIDIAGLMQHVKAPDFPTGGVIYGYDGVKSAFETGRGRVVMRAKASFEEIRPGKEAIIVTEIPYQVNKAEMIKRTAELVNDKKIEGISDLRDESDRRGMRIVYELKRDAIPNVVLNMLYKYTALQTSFSVNNVALVKGRPETLNLKDMIHHYVEHRHEVVIRRTKFELKKAEERAHILEGLLIALDNLDEVIALIRASQTPEIARTGLMEKFELSEIQARAILDLRLQKLTGLERDKIKEEHAELMKLIEHLRAILANEDLRMQIIKDELNEVKDKYGDERRSQIEYSASEMSIEDLIPDETVVVTISHLGYIKRTSLNEYKTQARGGVGSRGSTTRDEDFLEHLFVATNHNYLLVFTEKGKCFWMRVFEIPEGTKASKGRAIQNMINIESDDKVMAYINVKDLKDEEYINSHFVIMATKNGVVKKTSLESYSRPRSNGINAITVKDGDQLLEAKLTNGNSEIILAKKSGKAIRFNEQTVRAVGRNAQGVKGVTLEGKGDEVVGMVCVDDPEATILVVSEKGYGKRTYLNDPEDGEPVYRITNRGGKGVKTLNVTDKTGALIAIRLVTDKDHLMIINKSGIVIRMKVEDMRVMGRATQGVRLINLRNGDSIAAVAKVEVDEDEENDMLTDELSEDGTTPQNPENGKDVDESGEDTEL